One Desulfomicrobium apsheronum genomic region harbors:
- a CDS encoding OmpH family outer membrane protein → MRAFILTIFLVFCMALTAGAETKIGFIDMKTVIAKSEPGSKAMEQLKSQFKDMKDNLDTQKKALDTLKDELQKQSMMLSQEAKMDKETQYKRKVRDFQDMGQSYQRKLQQAEQNLSKPIIDKLLEVIESYGKKNGYTAIFDKQASGVIYGQESVDLTNAILAELNKAMRGK, encoded by the coding sequence ATGCGTGCATTTATCCTGACAATCTTTCTCGTGTTTTGCATGGCCCTGACGGCAGGCGCCGAAACCAAAATCGGTTTTATTGATATGAAGACGGTCATCGCCAAGTCCGAGCCCGGCTCCAAGGCCATGGAGCAGCTCAAGTCCCAGTTCAAGGACATGAAGGACAACCTCGATACCCAGAAGAAGGCGCTGGACACTTTGAAGGACGAACTTCAGAAGCAGTCCATGATGCTCAGCCAGGAAGCTAAAATGGACAAGGAAACGCAGTACAAGCGCAAAGTCCGTGACTTCCAGGACATGGGCCAGAGCTACCAGCGCAAACTGCAGCAGGCCGAGCAGAACCTTTCAAAGCCCATCATCGATAAGCTCCTTGAAGTCATCGAGAGCTACGGAAAGAAAAACGGATACACCGCCATCTTCGACAAGCAGGCCAGCGGAGTGATCTACGGTCAGGAAAGCGTCGACCTCACGAACGCCATCCTGGCGGAACTCAACAAAGCCATGCGCGGCAAATAA